The Verrucomicrobiota bacterium genome includes a region encoding these proteins:
- a CDS encoding polyprenol monophosphomannose synthase, with the protein MKSLVIIPTYNEAENILRVTEQTLVQEPSLHILVVDDRSTDGTASLVKSHPLFGQRIFMVERPGKLGLGTAYIAGFKWALERNYETIFEMDADLSHDPNEIPRFLDQIANGYDLVIGSRYIKGVRVLNWPIDRLLLSLGAAQYVKLITGLPISDPTGGFKCFRRKLLETIDLDDIQSNGYSFQIELSFKAWIAGFKITEIPITFEDRHNGTSKMSPQIAREAFWMVWKLAAKNRFKRI; encoded by the coding sequence ATGAAATCCCTAGTCATCATCCCCACATATAATGAAGCAGAGAATATACTCCGAGTCACGGAACAAACTCTTGTTCAGGAGCCTTCACTTCATATTCTAGTGGTTGATGACCGCTCAACTGATGGCACAGCTTCCCTCGTTAAAAGCCATCCTTTATTCGGCCAGCGCATCTTTATGGTCGAGCGCCCTGGAAAACTGGGCTTAGGTACCGCCTATATTGCCGGATTCAAATGGGCTCTCGAACGTAACTACGAAACTATTTTCGAGATGGATGCTGACCTGTCACATGATCCAAATGAGATACCCCGCTTTCTAGATCAAATCGCCAATGGTTATGATCTGGTCATTGGTTCCCGTTATATTAAAGGTGTGCGGGTCTTGAACTGGCCCATTGACCGCCTCCTTCTCAGTCTCGGGGCAGCCCAGTATGTGAAGCTCATTACCGGACTCCCCATCTCAGATCCCACGGGGGGGTTTAAATGCTTCCGCCGCAAATTGCTTGAGACTATTGATCTTGATGACATTCAATCAAATGGTTATTCCTTTCAAATCGAGCTCAGTTTCAAGGCTTGGATCGCAGGATTCAAAATCACCGAAATACCCATCACTTTTGAGGATCGCCATAATGGCACATCAAAGATGTCCCCGCAAATTGCGCGTGAAGCATTTTGGATGGTTTGGAAACTCGCTGCCAAAAACCGCTTTAAAAGAATTTAA
- a CDS encoding glycosyltransferase family 4 protein has protein sequence MKIAWLTHRDIKNPRAGGAEIAVHRLSLEQIAQGHEVSWFTSKFPGAENTEVIDGIKVNRVSSENLLNWYLLVFFRKIMRPFDIVIESLCKVPFFWRGHKSQKVMAYTTHLFGKAIFDETNPLAGSYVYFLEKLIPFFYQKHLFAAISPSTKDDLISRGIPSSRIVVAPCGINLKVVPGILNAETRSKTPLIIYVGRLKKYKGLEYVLRSLPPIIKKTPEFQLMILGDGDDRSRLEEEARNLGIQNHVLFTGYVSEEEKIKWLQQAWVMVYPSVKEGQGLSILEAAVFQTPTIASHSPGLRDFILNGKTGLLVGHTQPETWATAIEETINNASLRQIMGKNAQEFCQQFSWRKSSETVMNVLQSKDQ, from the coding sequence ATGAAAATTGCTTGGCTGACACATCGTGACATTAAAAACCCTCGGGCAGGGGGGGCGGAAATTGCCGTTCATAGGCTTTCTCTTGAGCAAATAGCCCAAGGCCATGAGGTCAGTTGGTTCACATCAAAATTCCCAGGGGCTGAAAACACCGAGGTTATTGACGGAATTAAAGTCAATCGTGTCAGTTCAGAAAATCTCCTGAATTGGTATTTACTCGTTTTTTTTAGAAAAATAATGCGTCCTTTTGATATTGTGATCGAGTCACTCTGCAAGGTTCCTTTTTTTTGGCGCGGTCATAAAAGCCAGAAGGTCATGGCTTATACAACCCATCTCTTTGGAAAAGCCATTTTTGATGAAACAAATCCACTCGCTGGTAGTTATGTTTATTTTCTAGAGAAGTTAATTCCTTTTTTCTACCAAAAACATTTATTTGCAGCAATCTCCCCATCCACAAAAGATGATCTCATCTCCCGAGGTATCCCCTCATCACGAATCGTGGTAGCCCCTTGTGGAATTAATTTGAAAGTCGTTCCTGGAATTTTAAATGCTGAAACAAGATCAAAAACACCACTGATCATCTATGTAGGAAGACTTAAAAAATATAAGGGTTTGGAATATGTATTACGCTCCCTGCCCCCCATTATTAAAAAGACTCCTGAGTTTCAATTAATGATCCTCGGGGATGGTGATGACCGCTCCCGCCTTGAGGAGGAAGCTCGTAACCTTGGAATACAAAACCATGTATTATTTACGGGTTATGTCTCAGAAGAGGAGAAAATCAAGTGGCTCCAGCAAGCCTGGGTCATGGTATACCCTTCTGTTAAGGAAGGACAAGGGCTATCGATTTTAGAGGCTGCTGTATTCCAAACGCCCACAATCGCCAGTCATTCCCCCGGATTACGAGATTTTATCCTGAATGGAAAAACAGGGTTACTTGTAGGACATACCCAGCCTGAAACCTGGGCAACGGCCATTGAAGAAACCATAAACAATGCCTCGCTCAGACAAATAATGGGAAAGAACGCCCAAGAATTTTGCCAACAGTTCTCATGGAGAAAATCCTCGGAAACCGTTATGAATGTGCTTCAATCAAAAGATCAATGA
- a CDS encoding FkbM family methyltransferase, giving the protein MKIKLFIIKVLSSLGLLKRVRMIKNNLLSLIGIDLLNPQHLQKLYSEFLSPNDLFFDIGANEGAISDVLHQSGCRVIAVEANPSLVEKLRIRFRPYPEITIEHAAVSYESGEIEFFISDEMPELSSVSKEWVEESIYAGNCKWNRKVKVPAITLNNLILKYGIPKFIKIDVEGYEYQVLGGLSSLVKYISFEFSGKMIDQTLQCISRLDEIARINKATNHYNYSSGKSYVLELDSWVESDKIVTILENIQDDLAVGDIYCKSFSET; this is encoded by the coding sequence ATGAAAATAAAACTATTCATTATTAAAGTATTATCCTCATTGGGACTATTAAAACGTGTAAGAATGATCAAGAATAACCTCTTGTCACTCATAGGCATAGACCTACTCAATCCCCAACATCTCCAAAAATTGTATTCAGAATTCCTCTCCCCTAATGACCTTTTTTTCGACATTGGAGCCAATGAAGGTGCTATTTCTGATGTGCTTCATCAGTCAGGGTGTCGAGTCATTGCTGTGGAAGCGAATCCTTCTTTGGTAGAAAAACTCCGCATCCGATTCAGACCCTATCCTGAAATCACGATCGAACATGCGGCTGTATCATATGAGTCAGGGGAAATTGAATTCTTCATCAGTGATGAAATGCCGGAACTCTCCAGTGTCTCAAAAGAATGGGTCGAGGAAAGTATCTATGCGGGAAATTGTAAATGGAATAGGAAAGTAAAAGTGCCGGCCATTACATTGAATAACCTGATTCTCAAATATGGGATACCCAAATTTATTAAAATCGATGTTGAAGGCTATGAATATCAAGTACTTGGAGGGTTATCCTCCCTCGTAAAATATATTTCCTTTGAATTCTCTGGGAAAATGATTGATCAAACCCTCCAGTGTATCTCTCGTCTCGATGAAATTGCCCGAATCAATAAAGCAACCAATCACTATAATTATTCTTCAGGAAAGTCATATGTTTTGGAATTAGATTCATGGGTTGAATCAGACAAAATCGTCACAATCCTCGAAAATATCCAAGACGATCTTGCTGTGGGGGATATTTACTGTAAAAGCTTTTCCGAAACCTAA